The DNA sequence TTATTTTCGATACAgatcgttgttattattctataatttcgtatacattttattaatataaatttcatgtaacacataatatatatatattgttgtattatattatagtaaaaaagagagaaaatgttttcattacagtaagaatttatttatgtagtTGATTAGTAATgcattaaaattgtttttctcttccagTTTTGAGTTtccgttttttcttcctctccaaCTTCTTAGTGTACGTACATTGAAATAGATTTAAGCCTCGACGTAAATTAGGAGTGGCGATTTATTGACGCATTCTATATTTCAAACGTGAGACAGACGAAGAGACGATAGACTGAAGATAAATGCATATGCGCAATGACACGACGAATTACTCATACGTATGCCATCTTTCCCGCGTTTCTGCCTTAACTGACCGTTGATTATTTACTTATCATTCCCGTATGATATGAGTCCAATGAATTGCTGTCCTTATTTCAGCCGCAACTTACTTACATCAAGGCGTATTATAATAGGTAACGAATTTACTTTATATCTAATCTAGTTCGCCCACCATTTCGACCAACTCGCCGCATTTGTCGTCCAAATCATCCTGAAAAAAGGATTACCCATATTATGTCACATATAAAACCTGCTTGTTTTAGCCTTCAATTGATATAAAGTATTAAATCAAAAGAACAGTGTGAGACAAATAAATTCAGCTTGCCTTGTACTCATTATAAATCATTTTAACGAGCTGGATTGAAACTGTCCAAGTCTTACATTACATGGTGAGAATTTCGGgagaatatgtataatataacgcTATCATCGCATTATATAAACGGGCCGGAAACCCGTAGATAAACCTATTATATGCGGCTTAACCCTTCGAGGCATGTATtttaataatgtaataaaaatgtctTACATTCCGAAACACCGCATCAGATTAACTATTCTGAATTTACAgcgtttaattttaaattcgaaACCGGTAACGTCAAATACTCGGATGGACTATTTCGAGGATAATCGATGGAGAGTTTAAAGAGGGGAGAAATACCGTGGGCTGAACTCAACAATGACACCGATACGTTTCACAATCACGAAAATTACCGGGgaaacaatttataaatagGGTTAATTAATCGACCCGTGAAACTGATGCATGTATAGTACTGCAGATGGGCTTATAAACCAACAGATGAGCAATTCAGAAATTATACAGACGTTCGGTAACCAGGGTGCAGGTCTGAACTTGTGCATGATTCGAAGCTCGATTGAAGtagttgaaatttaaattttcgaacaattttaTCTGTTCCGGACGTCTACTCACCTCCCCGATTTCGAGGCACTTGCCCCACTCACTCAATGTGATTTTGTGATTACCATCGGCGTCGCAGGCGTCAAGGAAGGGAGCGATACAATGTTCAAGAGCCATAAGCGGAGCTCGAATGGGGAAAAGTTCGTGTCTAGAAACGGCTCTGTCATGGGGGCTGCCATCGAGGTCGCACCACTTCCATACCACGGCGTTTGTCCAACGGAGAGTCAAGTTCTTTTCGGCGGCCCGTTGCATTTCCAAAAAGTGTTCGGTAAGCTCTCTGCGGTCGGCAAGGTCACGCATAACGTTGAAAAGCCAATCCCGCATGCGTCGGGGGAAGTCAACCATTTCATCCTCGGTACATTCCTGCAAGCCGAATTGCAAGTACTTACAACGTAGATCAGTTTAAGATGCGCCTTGAGTTCGCTCCTCACAATCGGTATGATTCACTCGTGACATCGCGAAGGCGTTATCAAATTTACCGGCATTTGTCTGCACTCCCCGAAGTATTCGACGTGGACGTGCTTGTGCTCGGGACTCTTGCATCTCGGGTCATCCGTACTGCAGAAACACCTTGCCTGGTGGACCTCGCAGTCACTCGACCATGTCTCGTTCAAATTGGTGCACACTTTGCGGCGAACATCTGATTCGGGTTCACATTCCTCCACGCAGACACAATGAGCAACACCTTCATCGTCGGGCTGTCGTGTACAGATATACGTGTATTACATTGTTAAAgaattcttgaaatatttcctAAACATCATTCCTCCTCCGATCCGTTTACCAGAATCACACAACTAACGACAATACAATTGTTATAGATTTAAGgcattataatatataggtacaaggaataaaaatcacCTGGCAAGAGCGTCCAGCACTGCAGTGTTTGTCCATGCAAGGGTCGTACTTCCAACGATTGTTTTCGTCGGGGCTGACTGTCTCGTATTTGTCTTCTACATCTTCGGGCAAGACTTCGTTGATGCTCACATCTTGAGTCTCGATGTCAGAGGATGGTGTCGAATGCGAGCGATGGCCATGATGCTTTACGGGTAGAAATCATCGTTAGTAATTTTATATCACAACAACTTATGGCTGTTGTGTAATCGCTTAAATTGATGGCGCTTAATTCGATATAAGCACATACGCACACGGATGacataataattatgttaAACATGATACGCAGATAACCCTACAAGGTCACACTTCAGTAGAATCGCATAACGGTCACACTGTATGAAATTCACcgcaaaagtgatttttttgctTAAAAAATAAGTCCTAAAAACCTATAAAATACATGTAGGTATTATTTAAGGAGCGCAGAAAGAGCTCTCTTAGTTTTGCTAACCAAAATTGGTTGTTTAAATGTTGTCAAACATCGGAAAAGTCAAAGAGCGCgccaaaaatgtcgaataatAGCCTTTATTTCGCATGAAGAATGGCGCCACGACAAATGTGACTCtgcgaagagtttgaaaaatgtttggggTGAAATTCACCCAGAGTGACCGATTAGGCTCGAAATTTGTTGTagaaaagaaatgacaaaATAGAGCACAAAATTAAGACctttgtatataattatctGTATATAATTAAATCTAATTACCTTTCCGGAAACATCCGAGAGCAAAAGAACAGCAACGCAAAGAGTCACCAGAAGCAACTGCGTCGTTGCCCTCATCCTGACCTCTGTAAAATTCGATACATTCCTGTTACACGAGAAGTGCATGAAAATAGCCTCTGCAGCTTATCTATCGCTGTTTGTTACGTATAACTGTACAATTGGCGACGATACTCGcggcttatacatatacctatgatTCGCGGATTCCTATATAATATGAccagagaaatattttcagaattatcTTGCTCCAGATTAGAATTCATGccggaaataaataatacaccgTTAACAAAAGAAGTCAAACCGGTTTTTTGTTACATTTATTCCAATAACATCAAGCTTCACAACAATAATTTATGTgtcgtaaaaataattgttgatCAGCGGCATGATGAACTTGAATATGCAATATGCAATAGTCCGTGATACAAATCTGTTGTATCGTTATGACATGTACAATTCATGATATATTCATAGCGTTATTTATGAACGAATATAAATTGATCACACATTATGTCTATGTACAGAATTGTGTTCTGTCTTAACAAGTCGCAAACTGTGTCATCTCAATAACCATTGCAGGCATGCCAGCAGTTTGTTAGTACTAACAAGAGCGAATTAAGATTGGAAGAGATATTTTATTCTGCAATTGAACTGGATCACAATACTTTCTTACATCGGTTAATTCTAAAAGTATGATTAATGCTTCGCAACATTGTTCGTTATTCACATCTCTAGGAATATCAATTTTCCTTTCCATTCGTTACAGGAAGTGGCGCGAAATTTACAAATTCCCACAGTATTAGCGCATGGAAGTCATACGACTATAGTTGGAATATTTTGAAGTAAATAGAACGTTGTAAGCTATCTTCGGGCCATCTTGGGTCAATGTAACGGGCGATAGCAAACCGTATCATACCTTACGTGTTTGTTAATAATCGCAGCTTTAAGG is a window from the Diprion similis isolate iyDipSimi1 chromosome 6, iyDipSimi1.1, whole genome shotgun sequence genome containing:
- the LOC124407462 gene encoding SPARC, which gives rise to MRATTQLLLVTLCVAVLLLSDVSGKHHGHRSHSTPSSDIETQDVSINEVLPEDVEDKYETVSPDENNRWKYDPCMDKHCSAGRSCQPDDEGVAHCVCVEECEPESDVRRKVCTNLNETWSSDCEVHQARCFCSTDDPRCKSPEHKHVHVEYFGECRQMPECTEDEMVDFPRRMRDWLFNVMRDLADRRELTEHFLEMQRAAEKNLTLRWTNAVVWKWCDLDGSPHDRAVSRHELFPIRAPLMALEHCIAPFLDACDADGNHKITLSEWGKCLEIGEDDLDDKCGELVEMVGELD